The following coding sequences lie in one Cryptococcus gattii WM276 chromosome L, complete sequence genomic window:
- a CDS encoding Subunit of tRNA (1-methyladenosine) methyltransferase, putative; Gcd14p (Similar to TIGR gene model, INSD accession AAW45025.1) has translation MDAQKPMLHSRAHIEAGDIVILYMARDNMTAITIVPGETFHNKYGRYPHDMLIGQKYGSKVHSPPPHPGYVHVLRPTPELWTLSLPHRTQILYLPDISYITMRLGVRVGGKVIEAGTGSGSMTHSLSRSVGPNGQVMSFEYHRQRFETALKEFESHGLTNVRLQHRNVCKEGFGDAQGVEGVFLDLPAPWEAIPHAVKALRRDIITRICCFSPCLEQVLKTVTCLRSEGFSDISTQEVLIRTHELVAPPPNTAYLSSISSVVSYLREHEQRKEERRLLQIKTAKENNRKVKGIEANDALPVEGETGTKRKLEQTSVSGPDNAAPADPHPKTNLLWTEPSNPFPTTVLTKPSPEMKGHTSYLTFAVLYPESVRLSMAAQETSSRVETPTNITKAPKTHSQETRYSEGSEIEKIGAMTSKEMDDWMKSGSTSLSV, from the exons ATGGATGCTCAAAAACCGATGCTTCACTCCAGAGCACACATAGAGGCTGGTGACATCGTTATCCTTTACATG GCTCGTGACAACATGACAGCCATCACTATCGTCCCAGGGGAAACGTTTCACAACAAATACGGAAGATACCCCCATGATATGCTGATAGGGCAAAAGTATGGCTCAAAG GTTCACTCCCCACCGCCCCACCCAGGCTACGTCCACGTACTTCGCCCCACGCCAGAGTTATGGACCCTTTCACTCCCCCACCGCACACAAATCCTCTATCTTCCCGATATATCGTACATCACCATGCGCCTCGGTGTACGTGTGGGCGGAAAAGTCATTGAAGCCGGGACGGGAAGCGGGAGCATGACACATAGTCTGTCTAGAAGCGTGGGTCCAAATGGCCAGGTGATGTCTTTCGAATACCATCGACAACGTTTTGAAACTGCCTT GAAAGAGTTTGAATCGCACGGCTTGACCAACGTTCGCTTACAGCATCGAAATGTCTGCAAAGAAGGTTTCGGAGACGCACAGGGGGTGGAAGGAG TTTTTCTTGACCTCCCAGCACCCTGGGAAGCCATTCCGCATGCGGTCAAGGCCCTTCGA CGTGATATTATCACCAGGATTTGCTGCTTTAGCCCTTGCCTTGAGCAAGTGCTCAAAACAGTTACTTGTTTGCGCTCTGAAGGATTTTCAG ATATTTCAACGCAAGAAGTCCTTATTCGAACCCATGAACTCGTTGCTCCTCCCCCCAACACCGCCTACCTATCTTCCATATCTTCCGTTGTCTCTTATCTTCGAGAACACGAGcaaagaaaggaagagaggcGTCTGTTACAAATTAAAACTGCCAAAGAGAACAACCGAAAGGTCAAGGGCATCGAAGCGAATGATGCTCTTCCTGTGGAGGGGGAGACGGGGACTAAGAGGAAGTTGGAACAGACGTCAGTCTCTGGTCCTGACAATGCGGCTCCAGCAGATCCGCATCCAAAAACAAATCTGCTCTGGACTGAACCATCCAATCCTTTCCCTACTACCGTGCTTACCAAACCCTCCCCTGAAATGAAGGGACATACCTCGTATCTTACCTTTGCAGTTCTGTACCCTGAATCTGTCCGGCTTAGTATGGCGGCGCAAGAAACGTCAAGTCGAGTTGAGACACCGACAAACATTACGAAGGCTCCTAAAACCCATAGTCAAGAAACTCGCTACTCAGAGGGTTCAGAAATCGAAAAGATCGGAGCAATGACAAGTaaagagatggatgattGGATGAAAAGCGGTTCGACATCATTGTCGGTCTAA
- a CDS encoding Hypothetical protein (Similar to SGTC gene model, INSD accession EAL17874.1; CNBL1360): protein MPLPSVGPNKRPAPITSSAFAFSLGTPKQKRPKASGKITPSSVKPPPPSSPNSQQKARNENGQRDATLQTPFRRPNEQHGTSSKETSASKARATTPSIHPNDDRTSNVRQYLSPAPLKVARRTTAGGSSKLQPLSLHTPSRRSQEQESVSKPKSLRRVTEQLDQLPLKKEESTEAKVALQATRLSGKVTEDLVARKRTILVDDEQEIGVSPNGKKITKWSGKGHTPSSLQLANLLSSHKASTHLFYTSMQNILNPSHRGPRRNRSRYEGDMDAITPIEHIRRAAPIRLKPLSCIPGPTHHCALFWCKVLKWSSSELTQFHGHGEKVLVVLQPFTADAPRMGVDPQLMMARMKDDNNTKNWLVGIWLCSEIPLPICGQDMEEGRGVLAGAASESKLCAVFGTRYLIAEDD from the exons ATGCCTCTTCCAAGCGTTGGTCCTAACAAGAGGCCAGCGCCTATAACATCATCCGcttttgccttttctcTGGGCACTCCCAAGCAAAAGAGACCCAAAGCTAGTGGGAAAATAACACCCTCGTCAGTGAAACCTCCTCCACCATCGTCACCAAATTCTCAGCAAAAGGCGCGAAATGAGAATGGCCAAAGAGATGCTACACTACAAACGCCTTTTCGACGCCCAAATGAGCAGCATGGAACGAGTAGTAAAGAGACATCTGCCTCCAAAGCAAGAGCAACAACTCCATCTATCCATCCAAACGACGACCGGACCTCAAACGTGCGGCAATATCTCTCACCTGCACCGTTAAAAGTAGCTCGTCGAACGACAGCAGGAGGTTCTTCCAAACTCCAGCCTTTGTCATTACACACTCCCAGTCGGAGATCCCAAGAGCAAGAGTCTGTTTCCAAGCCAAAAAGTCTCCGACGTGTAACTGAACAGCTTGATCAGCTGCCTCtcaaaaaagaagaatcAACAGAAGCCAAGGTGGCTCTCCAGGCGACGAGATTGTCTGGTAAAGTGACAGAGGATCTGGTTGCAAGAAAAAGAACGATATTGGTTGACGACGAACAGGAAATTGGTGTCTCTCCAAATGGGAAAAAGATTACCAAATGGAGTGGAAAAGG TCATACACCCTCATCTCTGCAACTGGCAAATTTACTGTCGTCACACAAGGCATCCACACATCTCTTCTACACATCCATGCAAAATATCCTCAATCCTTCACATCGGGGGCCTAGGCGGAATCGGTCGAGGTATGAAGGCGACATGGATGCAATTACACCCATCGAGCACATCCGACGGGCCGCCCCTATACGTTTGAAGCCGCTTTCATGTATTCCCGGCCCCACACACCATTGCGCGTTATTCTGGTGTAAAGTCCTAAAATGGTCATCTTCTGAATTGACCCAATTCCATGGCCACGGTGAAAAAGTCCTCGTAGTACTCCAGCCATTTACTGCAGATGCTCCCAGGATGGGGGTGGACCCGCAATTGATGATGGCGCGAATGAAGGATGATAACAACACCAAGAATTGGCTTGTGGGAATTTGGTTATGTAGTGAGATACCGCTGCCTATCTGTGGACAAGATATGGAAGAGGGACGTGGCGTGCTTGCTGGCGCTGCGAGCGAAAGTAAGCTTTGCGCTGTATTTGGCACAAGGTATTTGATTGCAGAGGACGATTGA
- a CDS encoding MMS2, putative (Similar to TIGR gene model, INSD accession AAW45026.1) codes for MATDIRLLVHSVVYPTSNEQYTRDQQALSDLFKEPGFLISLQTLAGDKTLSQPERLMASLITGREMKTKWRSKAITPETRKPEIRQMLFSFLEEEDFAIARPQLSLLVAVARIEYPRTWQNLPELFLAPLLSTLPHLANPPSLTPAASTLLINVLWTINALVKEWRTVRIAQGATVMQTLEQLFTEPLRQILDIWGESERNGEGYVTLEEAGRYAFKILARFCQWHWSKAKPMQTEEAILRIQYLVGHSVTHASVIQSNRLRLIASKTPSEKTLRSITKHLRAIGKWWRAMIALDPKGFCKIDGATAGIGWWWGEVGGVVAGTDGAISNDDSDDSPYPKRFLLLGLLLFKDILPILAADHHDIFTPDFILSAFHLLVDKLLPLTSTDLEALEDEPEEWLIGENTDEEAWAFEFRPCAERVLIALNNACRNVPRENKVIEPAMLKLLSETQLIPPDNLPSVLRHESVYCALGRLSRSMASYGGVNFESLLTGMGSWISQEKPLHRIIKRRVAWLIGEWMSGDEESAKLHIVWQLLLHLLSERGDASDRAVNLSAAVAIKECVDLWELPIDYFLPFLEQTVQELIKLLGEASTLDGKRYVNDTIGVVIERVGDKIMPYLPTLAQSVPALWHGAIGLEGEWLFKASLVVLTTKLVSAAKESSGELMELVIPLIEESLQPPAKEFFEEDGLILWQTALYNSASPYQPSSDTGLIHILPSLLFVLGSNLDLLPNLLSLLDSYLLLDPIGISQAHGHAIASNLATALSTSAGNESAVIRILATVSLWTRIAPLPVISSLLLQAGIFHHITTALEDDKASGLILAAYLEILCRIAMSNPNIFLQMVEESATIQSQDVHKLLEEILDAVWRNFDYVGDTRLRKVVAMGVGNLLLTGNQQVMERLDGDFMNIFLDVLGEVQQSEGRLSGQETGLVPWKDNNSTLWTEIENTPEGQRRLSLEDNDPAYTVPLKDFILQLLKQASSVGLNPYWEKADAGTKQSLEKFLTT; via the exons ATGGCCACCGACATCCGTCTTCTCGTCCATTCAGTTGTATACCCAACCAGCAATGAGCAATACACTCGTGACCAACAAGCTCTCTCAGACCTCTTCAAGGAACCAG GATTCCTTATCTCTCTGCAAACTCTGGCGGGCGATAAGACCTTGAGTCAGCCAGAGAGACTCATGGCTTCACTCATCACTGGAAGAGAAATGAAAACCAAGTGGAGAAGCAAAGC TATTACCCCAGAGACCCGCAAACCGGAAATTAGACAAATGCTTTTCAGCTttttggaagaagaagattttGCT ATTGCCCGTCCTCAACTGAGCCTGCTTGTCGCAGTAGCGCGCATCGAATATCCTAGGACATGGCAAAATCTCCCCGAGCTTTTCCTTGCCCCACTCCTCTCGACTTTGCCCCACTTGGCCAACCCTCCATCGCTGACTCCAGCTGCCTCGACATTGCTGATCAATGTTCTTTGGACAATCAATGCATTAGTCAAAGAGTGGAGGACTGTGAGGATCGCACAAGGAGCCACCGTCATGCAGACATTAGAGCAGCTCTTCACAGAGCCTCTTCGTCAAATTTTGGATATTTGGGGCGAAAGTGAGAGAAACGGCGAGGGCTACGTGACTTTAGAAGAGGCAGGTAGATACGCTTTCAA AATTCTTGCTCGATTTTGTCAGTGGCACTGGTCCAAGGCAAAGCCAATGCAAACGGAAGAGGCTATCCTCCGAATTCAGTACCTTGTCGGCCATTCTGTCACTCATGCCTCTGTTATCCAATCAAACCGACTTCGGTTGATCGCAAGCAAGACGCCCTCGGAAAAAACGCTTAGATCCATCACAAAACATCTGCGAGCGATCGGGAAATGGTGGCGTGCCATGATTGCTCTTGATCCTAAAGGTTTTTGTAAAATTGATGGAGCCACGGCGGGCATTGGATGGTGGTGGGGAGAGGTCGGGGGTGTTGTTGCAGGCACAGATGGTGCCATTTCTAACGATG ACTCGGATGATTCGCCTTACCCGAAGCGATTTTTGCTCTTGGGATTGCTTCTCTTTAAAGATATTCTTCCAATTCTTGCTGCGGATCATCATGATA TTTTCACTCCTGATTTTATTCTTTCTGCTTTCCACTTATTGGTGGACAaacttcttcctctcaCTTCTACTGACCTCGAAGCCCTTGAAGATGAACCTGAAGAATGGCTTATTGGCGAAAATACTGATGAAGAAGCCTGGGCCTTTGAATTCAGA CCATGCGCGGAGCGTGTTCTTATAGCACTCAATAATGCCTGTCGCAATGTTCCCCGAGAAAATAAGGTTATTGAACCAGCTATGCTCAAATTGCTTTCCGAGACACAGC TCATACCACCTGACAATCTGCCGTCGGTGTTGCGACATGAGTCTGTATATTGTGCTTTGGGGCGCCTAAGTCGTTCAATGGCATCGTATGGCGGAGTAAATTTTGAGTCTTTACTCACAGGTATGGGCTCCTGGATCAGCCAGGAGAAGCCTTT GCACCGTATCATCAAACGTCGTGTTGCTTGGCTTATTGGTGAATGGATGAGTGGGGATGAAGAATCTGCCAAACTCCATATAGTGTGGCAACTGCTCTTGCACCTTCTCTCAGAGAGAGGGGATGCATCTGATCGAGCAGTAAATCTCAGTGCTGCAGTGGCCATCAAGGAATGTGTTGACTTGTGGGAACTCCCAATTGATTACTTTCTGCCTTTTCTAGAGCAAACAGTCCAGGAATT AATCAAATTGCTTGGCGAGGCAAGCACCTTGGATGGGAAAAGATATGTGAATGACACTATTGGGGTTGTGATTGAAAGGGTTGGGGACAAG ATTATGCCATATCTACCCACTCTGGCACAGTCTGTGCCTGCACTCT GGCATGGTGCAATCGGTTTGGAAGGAGAGTGGCTCTTCAAAGCGTCTTTGGTAGTCCTAACTACCAAGCTGGTATCT GCAGCCAAGGAATCATCTGGTGAATTAATGGAGCTGGTAATTCCTTTGATAGAAGAAAGCTTGCAGCCACCAGCCAAGGAATTTTTCGAAGAGGATGGCCTGATTTT ATGGCAGACTGCCCTATACAATTCTGCATCACCCTATCAACCATCTTCAGACACAGGTCTTATACACATTCTTCCCAGCTTATTATTTGTCTTGGGCTCCAACTTGGACTTATTGCCAAACTTGCTCAGTCTATTGGACTCTTACCTTCTGCTTGATCCAATTGGTATAAGTCAG GCTCATGGGCATGCTATTGCCTCAAATTTGGCTACAGCTCTGTCAACTAGTGCTGGAAATGAATCAGCAGTTATTCGCATCCTTGCCACAGTGTCTCTTTGGACACGCATTGCTCCACTGCCTGTCATCTCATCTCTGCTCCTTCAGGCTGGAATATTCCACCATATAACAACAGCCTTGGAAGATGACAAAGCTTCTGGCCTCATCCTTGCAGCATACCTGGAAATACTCTGCAGAATTGCAATGAGCAATCCAAACATCTTTCTTCAGATGGTGGAAGAATCTGCAACAATTCAGTCTCAAGATGTGCACAAATTGCTGGAGGAGATCCTGGATGCAGTATGGAGGAATTTTGACTATGTAGGGGATACAAGATTGCGGAAAGTTGTGGCTATGGGAGTAGGAAATTTGCTTTTGACTGGAAACCAGCAAGTCATGGAGAGGCTTGATGGTGATTTCA TGAACATATTTCTGGATGTCTTAGGTGAAGTGCAACAATCTGAGGGAAGGCTTTCAGGGCAAGA GACTGGTCTTGTGCCTTGGAAAGACAATAATAGTACCCTTTGGACAGAGATAGAAA ATACACCAGAAGGACAACGACGATTGTCTTTGGAAGACAATGATCCTGCATACACTGTGCCTCTCAAAGACTTCATTTTACAGCTTCTCAAACAAGCCTCATCTGTAGGGTTAAATCCCTACTGGGAGAAAGCAGATGCTGGCACAAAGCAAAGCTTGGAGAAGTTTTTAACAACTTAA
- a CDS encoding tubulin-binding prefolding complex subunit YKE2 (Similar to TIGR gene model, INSD accession AAW45023.1; CNH01410), producing MSDTKVAALQAQLQSSTISFQKIENELAGVIEARQRLDSQLSENELVLKEFKLLKSHNTVYKLIGPALVPQDSNEAKVNVEKRLEYIRAEIKRVEGQLKEIEDKAARKKEEIITLQQQFQALQAPSAPQPSKG from the exons ATGTCGGACACAAAGGTCGCGGCTCTGCAAGCTCAGCTCCAGTCTTCTACTATTTCATTCCAGAAAATTGAGAATG AGCTTGCCGGTGTAATTGAAGCAAGACAACGTCTGGACTCTCAGTTGTCAGAAAATGAGCTCGTTCTTAAA GAGTTCAAATTGCTCAAATCCCACAACACGGTATATAAACTTATAGGACCGGCCTTGGTTCCTCAAGACTCAAACGAAGCGAAAGTGAACGTGGAGAAGCGGTTGGAATATATCCGTGCTGAAAT TAAAAGAGTAGAAGGCCAATTGAAAGAAATCGAAGATAAGGCAGCcagaaagaaggaagag ATTATCACACTGCAGCAACAATTCCAAGCTTTACAAGCGCCCAGCGCTCCTCAGCCATCGAAAGGTTAG
- a CDS encoding Hypothetical protein (Similar to SGTC gene model, INSD accession EAL17876.1; CNBL1380), with translation MDQDSPSSLRPTLLEPPPPATVISPPSPTKDKTVTKDTSPSQPRKISSQAFPTIESPSSLPQSTTDSPPPMVTPLPAPASPSFLRPTSPPFASPSLATTVRSPSPSSPSLRPKGLHHRRTSSTHRVRETIDGTQTANKDGERMINQYKIGMSLGQGAYAKVELGVDIHTGVKYAIKEFSKSRLHHQSLEEKHRANMRSKLRNGRARKAMGEDEGKSREQPSQSSEKEISGILDSTQSGDEKTEDPLGLIRREIAVMKKLDHPNLVHLYEAISVSTADALFLVLEYMPGGTLMKVKAGADDSNAQPPFDREQTREYFRQLCLGLEYLHANEIVHRDIKPDNILLSADRQLVKLCDFGVSEMFTKRGDDRIQKSGGSPAFQSPESFQSGGELHGKAVDIWALGVTLYCMLTGTLPFNYANIIELYAAVMEKSPRIPEDWDASLRDLIERTLCKDPASRIDMPRLREHPWTTDGTRLPMIDTEENLFEVGKRVEEPTQDEIKDAIGTFRSILTVMRAVHKMRRLHLNRSSPSRGATSSPGDSANVSFASESMDSYVSCDPSTSTSSLSSDVEEGEFKDIAANKVMSPKQMSPASPADTAKPDVTPSMSCEGIEPIKTDVRENVDEIVLVDSPTSENEDAKTEKVGSGSSRDL, from the exons ATGGATCAGGACAGCCCTTCCTCTCTCCGCCCGACTCTCCTCGAGCCTCCACCCCCAGCCACCGTCATCTCACCCCCCTCCCCTACAAAAGACAAGACAGTCACAAAAGATACTTCGCCTTCTCAACCACGGAAGATTTCATCACAAGCATTTCCTACTATCGAGTCTCCAAGTTCTCTTCCTCAGTCCACTACTGATTCACCACCACCTATGGTCACACCCCTACCCGCCCCGGCTTCGCCTTCCTTCCTTCGCCCCACATCTCCCCCTTTTGCTTCGCCATCTCTAGCCACGACCGTCCGATCTCCTTCCCCATCGTCACCCTCCTTGAGGCCCAAAGGATTGCATCACCGCAGAACAAGCTCAACTCATCGTGTCCGTGAAACCATTGATGGCACGCAAACAGCCAACAAAGATGGCGAACGGATGATCAACCAGTACAAAATTGGGATGAGCCTTGGACAAGGAGCTTACGCCAAAGTTGAGCTAGGAGTTGACATACATACGGGCGTGAAATAC GCAATCAAAGAGTTTTCAAAATCCAGGCTCCATCACCAGTCTCTTGAGGAGAAACATCGTGCAAACATGCGAAGTAAATTACGGAATGGAAGGGCGCGAAAGGCAATGggtgaagatgaagggAAAAGTCGAGAACAGCCGTCACAATCTAGTGAAAAGGAGATCTCCGGCATTTTGGACAGCACACAATCTGGAGACGAGAAGACGGAAGACCCACTGGGCCTGATCCGAAGGGAGATTGCCGTGATGAAAAAGCTCGA TCATCCCAAC CTTGTACATCTGTATGAGGCCATATCTGTTTCTACCGCCGATGCTCTATTCCTGGTGTTGGAATACATGCCCGGGGGAACCCTCATGAAAGTCAAAGCTGGGGCAGATGACTCAAATGCCCAGCCGCCTTTTGATCGCGAACAGACTAGGGAATACTTCAGGCAACTTTGTCTTGGCTTGGAATACCTGCATGCCAATGAAATCGTGCATCGCGAT ATCAAACCAGACAATATACTTCTCTCTGCAGATAGGCAACTCGTCAAACTATGTGATTTTGGAGTTTCAGAAATGTTCACAAAGAGAGGGGACGACCGGATTCAAAAATCTGGCGGTAGCCCGGCCTTCCAAAGCCCTGAAAGCTTCCAAT CTGGTGGTGAATTACATGGGAAGGCAGTGGATATCTGGGCTCTTGGAGTCACGCTTTACTGCATGTTGACCGGCACTTTGCCTTTCAATTATGCAAATATTATCGAGCTGTACGCTGCTGTCATGGAAAAAAG CCCACGAATTCCTGAAGACTGGGACGCATCGCTTCGGGATTTGATAGAGCGCACGCTTTGCAAAGATCCAGCATCGCGTATCGACATGCCACGTTTACGA GAACATCCGTGGACAACTGACGGAACACGTTTACCGATGATTGACACGGAAGAGAATTTGTTCGAAGTTGGCAAACGAGTGGAAGAGCCCACTCAAGATGAGATTAAGGACGCGATTGGGACATTCAGAAGCATCCT AACCGTTATGCGGGCAGTCCATAA AATGCGTCGACTACACTTAAACCGCTCTTCGCCGTCCCGAGGTGCCACTTCATCCCCCGGCGATTCCGCCAATGTGTCATTTGCATCAGAATCAATGGATTCCTACGTTTCTTGCGATCCTTCAACTTCCACCTCTTCATTATCTTCAGATGTAGAAGAAGGGGAGTTCAAGGACATTGCAGCAAACAAAGTCATGAGTCCTAAGCAGATGAGCCCGGCATCTCCAGCGGATACTGCGAAGCCTGACGTAACACCTTCCATGTCTTGTGAGGGCATCGAGCCCATCAAGACCGACGTGCGAGAAAATGTGGATGAAATCGTACTCGTTGATTCTCCGACGTCCGAGAATGAAGACGCAAAGACTGAAAAAGTGGGAAGTGGTTCAAGCCGTGATCTATAA